Proteins from one Roseovarius nanhaiticus genomic window:
- a CDS encoding ATP-dependent Clp protease ATP-binding subunit, translating into MTNGICDICKTRPATFRAQVMVNGKRQTMELCDEDYRKLARSQGRSSSPLESLFSGNSLFDEFFGGRRSGPGISGRSDDMRGESDTGPARAAPSRGRGVNIADRLSAQGSKLLQEAAQTAHDFGRSEVDTEHLLLALTNSDIVTTLLDQFKIDAADLRRQIELDARRGDAEADVDIGVSPRLKDALNRALIASNELGHSYVGPEHLLVGLAEEGEGVAADILRKYGLTPQALRQQVTKLVGKGAEEGRVDAPSSTPDLDEFSRDLTKFAREGKLDPVIGRAREIETTIEVLARRKKNNPVLIGEPGVGKTAIIEGLAQRIVAGQVPEALRDKRLIELNINSMVAGSKYRGEFEERVQKILKEITDNKDDLVLFIDEIHTIVGAGQGGGEGGLDIANTFKPALARGELNLIGATTLNEYQKYIEKDAALERRFQPVYVDEPSVAQTIMILRGLRDTLESHHKVTIADEAIVAAAELSDRYVTGRFMPDKAIDLIDQAAARVKISATARPIEVQELEAEVQQIKREQDYAAARKQFDRAASLKTELEGKQQQLDDLLATWKRDRASATDEVRADHVAHIVSKLTGVPVTELTSEERAKLLSLEDRLHERVIGQDEAIASVADAVRLARAGLREGSAPTATFLFLGPTGVGKTELAKALAATVYGDEDAMARIDMSEYGERHAVARLVGAPPGYVGYDEGGQLTERVRRRPYSVVLLDELEKAHPDVYNILLQVFDDGRLTDGKGRVVDFTNTIIIATSNLGSDIIQRNLAKRGTKDFHEARQKAELMEVLRHHFRPEFINRIDEVIVFHSLNRDEIRSIVELQLARVASTAQTQGVELGFDGSVLDHFADAGFQPEYGAREIRRLIRSQLETELARAMLGGIVEDGDKVRAMWSDQDQKITFSKSEQGKDKIPDPECAPSDAGPENAE; encoded by the coding sequence ATGACAAATGGAATTTGCGATATCTGCAAGACACGCCCCGCGACGTTCCGCGCGCAAGTGATGGTCAACGGCAAACGCCAGACGATGGAACTGTGTGACGAGGATTATCGCAAGCTCGCCCGTAGCCAGGGCCGCTCCAGCTCACCACTCGAGTCGCTTTTCAGTGGCAACTCGCTTTTCGACGAGTTTTTTGGTGGCCGTCGCAGCGGGCCGGGCATCTCGGGCCGGTCGGATGACATGCGCGGCGAGAGCGACACTGGCCCGGCAAGGGCCGCCCCGAGCCGGGGCAGGGGCGTCAACATCGCAGACCGCCTCAGCGCCCAGGGAAGCAAGCTGTTGCAGGAGGCCGCGCAAACGGCCCATGACTTTGGCCGCAGCGAGGTGGATACCGAGCATCTTTTGCTGGCGCTGACCAACTCGGACATCGTCACCACGCTGCTGGATCAGTTCAAGATCGACGCCGCTGATCTGCGCCGCCAGATCGAGCTGGACGCCAGGCGCGGCGACGCCGAGGCCGACGTCGATATCGGCGTGAGCCCGCGCCTCAAGGATGCGCTGAACCGCGCGCTCATTGCCTCGAACGAGCTGGGGCATTCCTATGTCGGCCCCGAGCATCTGTTGGTGGGCCTTGCCGAAGAGGGTGAGGGTGTGGCTGCGGATATCTTGCGCAAATACGGACTGACCCCACAGGCGCTACGCCAGCAGGTGACCAAGCTGGTTGGCAAGGGTGCCGAAGAGGGTCGCGTCGATGCACCCTCCAGCACGCCCGATCTGGATGAATTCAGCCGTGATCTGACCAAGTTCGCCCGCGAGGGCAAGCTGGACCCCGTCATTGGCCGTGCGCGAGAGATCGAGACGACGATCGAGGTGCTGGCCCGTCGCAAAAAGAACAATCCGGTTCTCATCGGCGAGCCCGGCGTGGGTAAAACGGCCATCATCGAGGGTCTCGCCCAGAGGATCGTGGCGGGGCAGGTGCCCGAGGCGCTCCGCGACAAGCGTCTGATCGAGCTCAACATCAATTCGATGGTCGCCGGCTCCAAGTATCGCGGAGAATTCGAGGAGCGTGTTCAGAAAATCCTCAAGGAGATCACCGATAACAAGGACGATCTGGTGCTCTTTATCGACGAGATCCACACCATCGTCGGCGCCGGTCAGGGCGGCGGGGAAGGTGGGCTTGATATCGCGAACACGTTCAAGCCGGCGCTGGCCCGGGGCGAGCTGAACCTGATCGGCGCCACCACGCTGAACGAATACCAAAAGTATATCGAGAAGGATGCGGCGCTCGAGCGGCGTTTCCAACCTGTTTACGTGGACGAGCCATCCGTCGCGCAAACCATCATGATCCTGCGGGGGCTGCGCGATACCTTGGAAAGCCATCACAAGGTCACGATCGCCGACGAGGCCATTGTCGCCGCGGCCGAACTGTCGGATCGCTACGTCACGGGGCGATTCATGCCGGACAAGGCGATCGATTTGATCGATCAGGCCGCCGCGCGGGTCAAGATCAGCGCGACAGCCCGCCCTATCGAGGTGCAGGAGCTTGAGGCCGAGGTCCAGCAAATCAAGCGCGAGCAGGACTACGCCGCCGCGCGCAAGCAGTTCGACCGGGCGGCGTCACTCAAGACCGAGCTGGAGGGCAAGCAGCAACAGCTAGACGATTTGCTTGCGACCTGGAAACGGGACCGGGCCTCGGCCACGGACGAGGTGCGTGCGGATCACGTTGCGCATATCGTCAGCAAATTGACCGGCGTGCCGGTGACCGAATTGACCAGCGAAGAGCGCGCGAAACTGCTTTCGCTCGAGGACCGCCTGCACGAGCGGGTCATCGGCCAGGACGAGGCGATTGCGTCGGTTGCCGATGCGGTCAGGCTGGCCCGTGCGGGCCTGCGCGAGGGATCGGCGCCCACGGCAACCTTTCTCTTTCTGGGGCCGACAGGTGTCGGCAAGACCGAGTTGGCCAAGGCGCTCGCCGCGACCGTTTATGGCGATGAGGACGCCATGGCACGTATCGACATGTCCGAATATGGCGAGCGTCACGCGGTCGCCCGTCTCGTCGGCGCGCCTCCGGGATATGTCGGGTATGACGAAGGGGGCCAGTTGACCGAGCGTGTGCGACGCCGGCCTTATTCCGTCGTGCTGCTGGACGAGCTCGAGAAGGCGCATCCGGATGTCTACAATATCCTGTTGCAGGTCTTCGACGACGGCCGCCTGACCGATGGCAAGGGCAGGGTGGTCGATTTTACCAATACGATCATCATCGCCACCTCGAATCTCGGCTCTGACATCATCCAGCGAAACCTTGCCAAGCGCGGCACCAAAGACTTCCACGAGGCGAGGCAAAAAGCTGAGCTGATGGAGGTTCTGCGCCACCATTTCCGGCCCGAGTTCATCAACAGGATCGACGAGGTCATCGTCTTCCATTCGCTGAACCGTGACGAGATCCGCAGCATCGTCGAGCTGCAACTGGCGCGCGTGGCGTCAACCGCTCAGACCCAGGGGGTCGAGCTTGGCTTTGACGGCAGCGTGTTGGACCATTTCGCAGATGCTGGGTTCCAGCCTGAATATGGCGCACGCGAGATCCGCCGCCTCATTCGATCACAGCTGGAGACCGAGCTGGCGCGCGCGATGCTGGGCGGGATCGTCGAGGATGGCGACAAGGTGCGCGCGATGTGGAGCGATCAGGATCAGAAGATCACGTTCTCCAAGTCGGAGCAGGGCAAGGATAAAATCCCTGACCCCGAATGCGCACCGTCTGATGCGGGGCCAGAGAATGCGGAGTGA
- a CDS encoding M24 family metallopeptidase — protein MLDAMLQVTEWHNGEKEYSPFSDIEMARRQNALRDWMGNNDVDAALLTSCHCINYYSGWLYCYFGRKYGMVIDQKNATTISAGIDGGQPWRRSFGSNITYTDWRRDNFYRAIQQLTPGAKRIGIEFDHVSLDYRAQLQDALPDVELVDVSGPSMWMRTIKSAEEIKLITEGARICDVGGWAVTGAVKAGVPEHEVAIAGTNAMIREIAKSFPFVELMDTWTWFQSGINTDGAHNPVTNRKVQSGDILSLNTFPMIFGYYTALERTLFCDYADDASLDIWEKNVKVHERGLELVKPGARCKDIATELNEMYREWDLLKYRSFGYGHSFGVLSHYYGREAAVELREDIETVLKPGMVVSMEPMVMLPEGQPGAGGYREHDILVIEEDGARNITGFPFGPEHNIIKGG, from the coding sequence ATGCTTGATGCAATGCTGCAAGTGACCGAATGGCACAACGGCGAGAAGGAGTATTCCCCTTTCTCGGACATCGAAATGGCGCGCCGCCAAAACGCGTTGCGCGACTGGATGGGCAACAATGATGTCGATGCGGCCCTGCTCACATCGTGTCACTGCATCAATTATTACTCGGGCTGGCTCTACTGCTATTTTGGCCGCAAATACGGCATGGTTATCGACCAGAAAAACGCAACAACCATCTCTGCCGGCATCGATGGTGGGCAGCCGTGGCGCCGCAGCTTCGGCAGCAACATCACCTATACCGATTGGCGCCGCGACAACTTCTACCGCGCCATCCAGCAATTGACGCCGGGCGCCAAGCGGATTGGAATCGAATTTGATCACGTCTCGCTCGACTATCGCGCACAGCTTCAGGATGCTTTGCCGGACGTCGAACTTGTCGATGTAAGCGGACCCTCGATGTGGATGCGCACGATCAAGTCAGCCGAAGAGATCAAGCTTATCACAGAGGGCGCCCGGATCTGCGACGTCGGCGGCTGGGCCGTAACCGGTGCGGTCAAGGCAGGTGTGCCCGAGCACGAGGTCGCGATCGCCGGTACCAACGCCATGATCCGTGAGATCGCCAAATCCTTTCCCTTCGTCGAGCTGATGGACACCTGGACGTGGTTCCAGTCGGGCATCAACACGGACGGCGCCCATAACCCGGTCACAAATCGCAAGGTTCAGTCGGGCGATATCCTGAGCCTGAACACGTTCCCCATGATCTTCGGCTATTATACGGCGTTGGAGCGGACACTTTTCTGCGACTACGCGGACGATGCCAGCCTCGATATCTGGGAAAAAAACGTCAAGGTGCATGAACGCGGCCTCGAGCTGGTGAAACCTGGCGCGCGTTGCAAGGATATCGCGACTGAACTGAACGAGATGTATCGCGAGTGGGATCTGTTGAAATACCGCTCATTCGGATACGGCCACAGCTTCGGCGTGCTGAGCCACTATTATGGGCGCGAGGCCGCCGTCGAGCTGCGCGAGGACATCGAAACGGTTCTCAAGCCCGGGATGGTTGTTTCGATGGAGCCGATGGTCATGCTACCCGAGGGCCAGCCCGGAGCCGGAGGCTACCGCGAACACGATATTCTTGTCATCGAAGAGGATGGCGCACGGAATATCACGGGCTTCCCTTTCGGTCCGGAGCACAACATAATCAAGGGCGGATGA
- a CDS encoding LysR substrate-binding domain-containing protein, translated as MASRFTNLQTDLLRTFVTVVDLRNFTETGAALGRTQPAISLQIKRLEKMTETKLLSYKGKKIELTQDGQTLLGYAREILRLNDRAAASLKRARLSGTLRIGLPIDYSIEYFQHIIAQFTQANPQMLIDVQCDRSRDLLTSLHTDNLDMVIAITDMMPAPHVSLYWAERPVWACGRDYRIDPDRPIKLIAHPEGCFYRKRMLDSLNIEGREWHIAFESPGISALQHAVLDGLGVTALTKKTLLPGMRTLHPKEGFPKLANIHVGLFYKHIKMSDAALNLIEQITIGVDAFQKTTRASLRV; from the coding sequence ATGGCAAGCCGGTTCACAAACCTCCAGACGGATCTCTTGCGTACCTTCGTGACGGTGGTCGACCTGCGAAACTTCACCGAGACGGGCGCAGCTTTGGGGCGCACTCAGCCGGCCATCTCATTGCAGATCAAGCGCCTGGAAAAGATGACTGAAACCAAGCTGCTGAGCTACAAGGGCAAGAAAATCGAGTTGACGCAGGACGGGCAGACCCTCCTTGGCTACGCGCGCGAGATCCTGCGCCTGAACGACCGCGCGGCAGCAAGCCTGAAGCGCGCCCGCCTCTCGGGCACGCTCAGGATCGGTCTTCCGATCGACTATTCAATCGAATACTTTCAGCACATCATCGCCCAGTTCACACAAGCTAACCCGCAGATGCTTATTGATGTGCAGTGCGACCGCAGCCGCGATCTGCTGACCTCGCTCCATACCGACAATCTCGACATGGTGATCGCTATCACGGACATGATGCCGGCGCCGCACGTCTCGCTATATTGGGCAGAGCGGCCGGTCTGGGCCTGCGGGCGCGACTACCGGATCGACCCCGACCGCCCTATCAAGCTGATAGCCCATCCAGAGGGATGCTTTTACCGCAAGCGCATGCTCGACTCGCTGAATATCGAGGGACGCGAATGGCATATCGCATTCGAAAGCCCCGGCATTTCGGCCCTGCAGCACGCAGTGCTCGACGGGCTGGGAGTAACGGCGCTGACGAAGAAAACCCTCCTGCCGGGCATGCGGACCCTGCACCCGAAAGAGGGCTTTCCGAAATTGGCCAATATCCATGTCGGGCTTTTCTACAAGCACATCAAAATGTCGGACGCTGCGCTGAACTTGATCGAGCAAATCACGATAGGGGTGGATGCGTTCCAAAAGACGACCCGCGCGTCCCTCAGGGTCTAG
- a CDS encoding creatininase, with protein sequence MNRDTVFAAELPWPAYQSRVQGGDVPVLIPLGSMEQHGHHMPMHVDVLLPTEFARRAAAETGALVAPPFTYGYKSHQKSGGGNFFPGTTSLDGASLVSALKDVVKEFARHGVRHLCIVNGHFENSWFITEAIDLALRELSWGGIDNVKVIVLSYWDFVDQASIERLYPDGFLGWDIEHGGVLETSLMLRLHPDLVSLQDAVEHAPATFPPYDVYPPKPEWTPASGTLSSPKDATAEKGDILLEVCTRGIVEALKTEFDPGGALAAAQ encoded by the coding sequence ATGAATCGAGATACCGTTTTCGCCGCCGAGTTGCCTTGGCCTGCCTACCAGTCCCGCGTGCAGGGCGGGGACGTGCCGGTGCTCATTCCGCTGGGATCCATGGAGCAGCATGGTCACCACATGCCGATGCATGTCGATGTTCTTTTGCCAACCGAATTTGCGCGGCGCGCCGCCGCCGAGACGGGCGCGCTGGTCGCGCCGCCCTTTACCTACGGCTACAAGTCGCACCAGAAATCAGGTGGCGGCAACTTCTTTCCGGGCACGACCAGTCTCGATGGGGCCAGCCTCGTCTCCGCCCTCAAGGACGTGGTCAAGGAATTCGCCCGGCACGGCGTGCGTCATCTGTGCATCGTCAATGGCCATTTCGAGAATTCATGGTTCATCACCGAGGCGATCGACCTTGCCCTGCGCGAGCTGAGTTGGGGCGGGATCGACAACGTCAAGGTCATCGTCCTGTCCTATTGGGATTTCGTCGACCAGGCATCGATCGAGAGGCTTTATCCGGATGGATTTCTTGGCTGGGATATCGAACATGGCGGTGTGCTCGAAACGTCGTTGATGCTGCGCCTGCACCCCGACCTGGTATCGCTTCAGGACGCTGTCGAACATGCCCCGGCGACATTCCCGCCCTATGACGTCTATCCGCCCAAGCCAGAATGGACCCCTGCCAGTGGCACGCTGTCGTCCCCGAAGGATGCAACGGCCGAGAAAGGCGATATTCTGCTCGAGGTTTGCACGCGCGGGATCGTCGAGGCGTTGAAAACCGAATTTGACCCAGGCGGCGCACTCGCAGCCGCTCAATGA
- a CDS encoding ABC transporter substrate-binding protein produces the protein MTHDLTRPSRRKLLKMTGAAALATPFLSIRAAAQTTNLSMLAWYGHAEPDVVGAFEEANNVKFTPKYYTGGDNMLGLIAQSPPGTYDVILSDGEYVQQLNAAGYIEELDPADYAFDDFFPEFQKFPGHWSDDKLYSVITRFGFLGVAYNTDAFSEKEASTYGLYADERVTGKLGHFDWHLPNLGQTSLYAGNPSPYDIDAAAWEAVQEKTMGLRGQVGGFFDYGGTFSSLESGQMVAFAGIGDWITGVLERNGAPVRSVIPEEGGLQWTESFSIGKGSQNQDMARKWIQYITSPEGQAVSASMAAYPAIIPSKAGWQVLNETNPAEAKRQNMVLGERNAMDMIREGRIQFRQLPVQQSLEDWNDFWSDYKGA, from the coding sequence ATGACACATGATCTGACACGACCGAGCCGCCGCAAACTGCTCAAGATGACGGGCGCCGCCGCGCTTGCGACACCCTTCCTGTCGATCCGGGCCGCGGCCCAGACGACAAACCTGTCGATGCTGGCGTGGTACGGCCATGCCGAGCCCGATGTCGTCGGCGCGTTCGAGGAGGCCAACAACGTCAAATTCACGCCGAAATACTACACCGGCGGCGACAACATGCTGGGCCTCATCGCCCAGTCGCCCCCCGGAACCTATGACGTGATCCTGTCGGATGGCGAATACGTCCAGCAGCTGAACGCCGCCGGCTATATCGAGGAGCTGGACCCGGCGGATTACGCGTTCGACGATTTCTTCCCTGAATTCCAGAAGTTTCCGGGCCACTGGAGCGACGACAAGCTCTATTCCGTCATCACCCGCTTCGGTTTCCTGGGCGTTGCCTACAACACGGATGCCTTCTCCGAGAAGGAAGCCTCGACCTATGGCCTTTACGCCGATGAGCGCGTGACCGGCAAGCTGGGCCATTTCGACTGGCACCTGCCCAACCTGGGCCAGACCAGCCTCTATGCAGGCAACCCCTCGCCCTATGACATCGACGCGGCGGCGTGGGAAGCGGTGCAGGAAAAGACGATGGGTCTGCGCGGGCAGGTCGGCGGATTTTTCGACTATGGCGGCACGTTCTCGTCGCTCGAAAGCGGTCAGATGGTGGCCTTTGCCGGGATCGGGGACTGGATTACCGGTGTGCTGGAGCGTAATGGCGCCCCCGTGCGCAGCGTCATCCCCGAAGAGGGTGGCCTGCAATGGACCGAGTCCTTCTCGATCGGAAAAGGCTCGCAAAATCAGGACATGGCGCGCAAGTGGATCCAATACATCACCTCGCCTGAAGGGCAGGCGGTGTCGGCATCCATGGCGGCCTATCCCGCGATCATTCCCTCCAAGGCCGGATGGCAGGTGCTGAACGAGACGAACCCGGCCGAGGCAAAGCGCCAGAACATGGTTCTGGGCGAGCGCAACGCGATGGACATGATCCGCGAGGGGCGCATCCAGTTCCGGCAGTTGCCGGTGCAACAGAGCCTCGAGGACTGGAACGATTTCTGGTCTGATTACAAAGGCGCCTGA
- a CDS encoding ABC transporter permease: MTNRPSLFSLVMSLPLLIWQLAFFLVPLVFLTAMSFWTVRNFQMQPDFDFGNWQRILTRGVFWDAYLQTLFLATSSAIVTSVIAFPASYAISFKLSETAKRWMVFVLIIPFFTSYLVRVYSLQVFLSDAGIVNAALSHIGLGPYPMLNNSFGTLVGMVTLCLPLVVLLQTFSLNFVNRDLVEAAHNLRCGRLRTVFAVIAPSAKVGLVIAALFAFILSFGDFVSPLYLGGGNPPTLSIMITDITKSGQQWPRAAVVAIMMIVTLLSVAFAAISYAYKERGK, encoded by the coding sequence ATGACCAACCGTCCCAGCCTTTTCTCACTCGTGATGTCCTTGCCGCTCCTGATCTGGCAGCTGGCATTCTTTTTGGTGCCGCTGGTCTTTTTGACCGCGATGAGCTTCTGGACCGTGCGCAATTTCCAGATGCAGCCGGATTTCGATTTCGGTAACTGGCAGCGCATCCTGACACGCGGTGTTTTCTGGGACGCGTATCTGCAGACGCTCTTTCTGGCCACATCCAGCGCCATCGTGACCAGCGTCATCGCCTTCCCGGCGTCCTACGCCATCTCTTTCAAGCTGTCCGAGACCGCCAAGCGCTGGATGGTCTTCGTTTTGATCATCCCCTTTTTCACCAGCTATCTGGTGCGGGTCTATTCGCTTCAGGTCTTTTTGTCCGATGCAGGGATCGTCAACGCGGCGCTGTCGCATATCGGCCTGGGACCATATCCGATGCTGAACAACAGCTTCGGCACACTTGTCGGGATGGTGACGCTGTGCCTGCCGCTGGTGGTCTTGCTGCAAACCTTCAGCTTGAATTTCGTCAATCGCGATCTGGTCGAGGCGGCGCATAACCTGCGCTGCGGCCGTCTGCGCACGGTCTTTGCGGTGATCGCGCCCTCGGCCAAGGTCGGTCTGGTCATCGCGGCGCTCTTTGCCTTCATCCTCAGCTTCGGCGATTTCGTGAGCCCGCTTTATCTCGGCGGGGGCAACCCGCCGACGCTTTCGATCATGATCACTGATATCACCAAATCCGGGCAGCAATGGCCGCGGGCCGCCGTGGTGGCGATCATGATGATCGTGACCCTTCTCAGCGTCGCCTTCGCCGCGATCAGCTATGCCTACAAGGAGCGCGGAAAATAA
- a CDS encoding ABC transporter permease: MGKDNVIINALLKLHIALLLIFIFAPIAGSFVFSLNSDRFPSLPLGEFSLEWYRLIWEDPLVWAGFFNTVTVGLCVAVIATLLGFGGAYTDFRYNFIGKSFYVALALLPPTIPVVIMGLAMLAFLSRINLSGSTISVIIAHGVMCSPFAMAIIRLRLSQMDPDLEAASWNLGGNEWATLRHVIIPFTKPAIFAALFITMAVSFDEFAVAWFVSGLNETLPVKILGFLQGQVSPRINAIGSLAFLSSMTLIILAQLLLRSPPSDKS, encoded by the coding sequence ATGGGCAAGGACAACGTCATCATCAACGCGCTGCTCAAGCTGCATATCGCGCTCCTCCTGATTTTTATCTTTGCGCCGATTGCAGGAAGCTTTGTCTTCTCGCTCAATTCGGACCGCTTTCCGTCCTTGCCGCTCGGGGAATTCTCGCTCGAGTGGTATCGCCTGATCTGGGAGGATCCGCTGGTCTGGGCGGGTTTCTTCAATACCGTGACCGTCGGCCTCTGCGTTGCGGTGATCGCCACGTTGCTGGGCTTTGGCGGGGCCTATACGGACTTTCGATACAATTTCATCGGCAAGTCCTTCTACGTCGCGCTGGCCCTTCTGCCGCCAACGATCCCCGTCGTCATCATGGGCCTTGCGATGCTGGCCTTCCTGTCGCGGATCAACCTTTCGGGCAGTACGATTTCGGTGATCATCGCGCATGGCGTCATGTGCAGCCCTTTCGCGATGGCGATCATCCGGCTGCGCCTGTCGCAGATGGACCCGGACCTCGAGGCGGCGTCCTGGAACCTTGGCGGCAATGAATGGGCCACGCTGCGCCATGTCATCATCCCCTTTACCAAGCCTGCGATCTTTGCCGCGCTTTTCATCACGATGGCCGTATCCTTTGATGAATTCGCGGTGGCCTGGTTCGTTTCGGGTCTGAACGAGACGCTGCCGGTCAAGATCCTCGGCTTTCTGCAGGGGCAGGTCAGCCCGCGTATCAACGCGATCGGATCGCTCGCCTTTCTCAGCTCGATGACGCTGATCATCCTCGCGCAATTGCTGCTGCGCAGCCCGCCCTCCGACAAATCTTGA
- a CDS encoding ABC transporter ATP-binding protein: MTAQAIVKFDNVIKKFGEFTAVEKVDFEIGRGEFLAIMGSSGCGKTTTLRMLAGLEDPTHGNIYLDGERVNGKATWNRDTPMVWQSLALFPFLTVRENVEFSLKMRGVGRAERAERADKWLEKMQITEFAKRNISQLSGGQRQRVALARALVTEPKILLLDEPLSALDAHLKVRMQAVLSNLQKDLGITFVYVTHSMSEAFSMADRVVIMSRGRIEQIGTPVEIYREPHNRFVAEFLGSANIFDGVIEGAASDGAGRRVNFEGGSTFISESELNGRPQGDAVTFIVSAENMHLSPADSGQEGVLATVVGEEFVGATAMVFLETETGQELKVQKSHDELTKLDSHPGSKLVVHWASENCHVLPGE; encoded by the coding sequence ATGACCGCGCAAGCAATCGTCAAATTCGATAATGTAATCAAGAAATTTGGTGAATTCACCGCCGTCGAGAAAGTCGATTTCGAGATCGGGCGCGGTGAGTTCCTTGCGATCATGGGATCGTCCGGCTGCGGCAAAACGACGACGCTGCGTATGCTGGCCGGGCTGGAAGATCCGACGCATGGCAACATCTATCTCGATGGTGAACGGGTCAACGGCAAGGCGACCTGGAACCGTGACACGCCGATGGTGTGGCAAAGCCTGGCGCTCTTCCCGTTTCTGACCGTACGCGAGAATGTGGAGTTCTCGCTCAAGATGCGCGGCGTGGGCCGCGCCGAGCGGGCCGAGCGGGCAGACAAATGGCTCGAAAAGATGCAGATCACCGAATTTGCCAAACGCAACATCTCGCAGCTCTCGGGGGGACAGCGCCAGCGTGTCGCGCTTGCCCGCGCGCTGGTGACCGAGCCCAAGATCCTGCTGCTGGACGAGCCGCTTTCGGCGCTGGACGCGCATCTGAAAGTGCGCATGCAGGCGGTATTGTCGAACCTGCAAAAAGACCTGGGCATCACCTTTGTCTATGTCACGCATTCGATGTCCGAAGCGTTTTCCATGGCCGACCGCGTGGTGATCATGAGCCGGGGCCGGATCGAGCAGATCGGCACGCCGGTCGAGATCTACCGAGAGCCGCACAACCGGTTTGTCGCGGAATTCCTCGGCTCGGCGAATATCTTTGATGGGGTCATCGAGGGGGCCGCATCGGACGGCGCAGGTCGGCGGGTCAATTTCGAAGGCGGATCGACCTTCATTTCCGAGTCTGAATTGAACGGCAGGCCACAGGGCGACGCTGTCACCTTCATTGTCAGCGCTGAGAATATGCATCTGAGCCCTGCGGATAGTGGGCAGGAGGGTGTCCTTGCCACCGTCGTGGGCGAGGAGTTCGTGGGGGCGACAGCTATGGTCTTTCTCGAAACCGAGACAGGGCAGGAACTCAAGGTTCAGAAAAGCCACGATGAGTTGACCAAGCTCGACTCTCATCCCGGCAGCAAGCTTGTCGTCCACTGGGCTTCAGAAAACTGCCACGTTCTACCAGGCGAATAG
- a CDS encoding cyanophycinase → MCPASPSDKTNRGFIIPIGGGEDRVKEMQIHRRFVELSGGPDAFIVVIPTASMLDTTGEEYDRIFSGLGAGHVAVMPISRRTDCDNPEFARLLDKATGIFITGGNQLRLSAILGGTPLVTQIRRRNASGVPVAGTSAGASIMSEHMVAGGQGNEAPAEGAVALAPGIGLTNAVIIDQHFTQRNRLGRLLTASSFNPFLIGLGIDEDTAAFIGPDDVLEVIGSGTVTLVDASQMTHSSMWDAKPGEALTLLGLRLDVLGEGCRYDLKARIAYPPDDHPALCTLPIAET, encoded by the coding sequence ATGTGCCCAGCATCCCCATCAGATAAAACCAACCGCGGATTTATCATACCCATCGGCGGGGGCGAAGATCGGGTCAAGGAGATGCAGATTCATCGCCGGTTTGTCGAATTGTCGGGCGGCCCGGATGCATTTATTGTCGTGATCCCGACTGCGTCGATGCTGGATACGACTGGAGAAGAGTACGACCGTATATTTTCTGGTCTCGGCGCAGGTCACGTCGCGGTGATGCCGATCTCGCGGCGGACGGATTGCGACAACCCTGAATTCGCGCGCTTGCTGGACAAAGCGACGGGTATCTTCATCACCGGTGGAAACCAACTTCGGCTCTCCGCCATTTTGGGGGGCACGCCTTTGGTCACGCAGATCAGGCGGCGAAACGCGAGCGGTGTTCCCGTTGCCGGCACCTCTGCGGGTGCATCTATCATGTCAGAGCACATGGTCGCCGGCGGGCAAGGCAACGAAGCTCCCGCCGAGGGGGCTGTTGCGTTGGCGCCCGGCATCGGGCTGACGAACGCCGTTATCATTGACCAGCATTTTACCCAACGGAATAGGCTCGGGCGTCTGCTGACTGCATCGTCGTTCAATCCCTTTCTGATCGGGCTGGGCATCGACGAGGATACGGCGGCCTTTATCGGGCCGGACGACGTCTTGGAGGTGATTGGCAGCGGCACGGTTACGTTGGTCGATGCCAGTCAGATGACCCATTCCTCGATGTGGGATGCCAAACCCGGTGAAGCGCTCACTCTGCTGGGCCTTCGCCTTGACGTACTGGGTGAAGGGTGTCGTTATGATCTGAAGGCACGGATCGCGTATCCGCCGGATGACCATCCGGCGCTGTGCACTCTACCGATCGCGGAGACCTGA